The sequence CGTCGCTGACGAGGGCGTCTCGGCGTTCGATCGCCGTAATCGCGTGAGCGACGACGTTGCCGATCCGGGCGAGGACGGCGACCTCCGCGTCGGAGAACGCCCGCGACCGGCCCGAGTAGATGTTCAACACGCCGTAGACGAGATCCTCGTGGACGATCGGAACCGCCGCAGACGAGCGGTAGCCCCGCTCGCTGGCGTGCTCTCGCCAGGGCTCGAACGACGGATCCGAGTCGACGTCGGTCACGACCTGCACCGCACCGGTTCGGATCGCCGTTCCCGACGGGCCTTTCCCGGCTGGCTCGTCCGGATCCGCCGACACCTCGACTTCCTCGAGATAGTCCTCACCGACGCCGGCGACCGCCTTGGGAACGATCCGGTCGCTCCCCGGATTCACCTCGCCGACCCACGCGAAGCGGTAGGCCTCCGAGTCGGTCAGGCGCTCACACACCTGCTCTTCGAGTTCGGTTCGCGACTCGGAGGTGATCACCGCGTGAGTGATATCGTGGGCGATCCGGTTCAGCCGGTTGAACGCCTCGAGTTGCTCGCGCTGCCGGCGGCGAACCCGCTCCTGGCGAGCACGCTCGAGTGCGTGATGGATCGTTCGAACGAGCGACTCGCTGGTCACTTCGTCTTTGACGAGGAAGTCCTGAGCACCGCGCTGGATGGCTTCGACGCCGACTTGCTGATCCCTGAGACCCGTCAGGACGACGATCGGCGTTCCCTCCCCGTTCTCGGCCTCGGAAACCGCCTCGAGCGTCTCCAGCCCCGTACTGTCGGGGAGGTTCAGGTCGAGAAGCACGACGTCCGCCGGATCGTCGTCGTCCGTGAGCGCCTCGAGCCCGTCTTCGAGGCGCGTCTCGTGGGACAGTTCCGGCGTCCAGTCGGCCGACTCGTCGGTACTGACTCGCTGGGCGAGTTCGGCCGTGTCCCGCAGCATCTCCTCGATCAATCGGGCGTCACCGGGGTTGTCTTCGATGAGGAGAACGCGCACGACGCCCTCGTTCTCGACGACGCCCAGCTCGTCGGCGTCCGTCTCGATGACGACGTCGCTCGCGTCGAGTTCGATTCGATCGTCGCGTTCGTTCCCACTCTCGCTATCACTCACGGGAGATCACCGCCTGACGGTCGGTGGTGTCGGAGTGCCACAGGAACCGTTCGGCCAGGGGCCGAATGGACGTGCGGTGATTCGTGATGGTCGGTCCAGGAGCGGCCGCGACCCCCGCTGCCGGGCGCGATTTGCCGGTGGGGATCGGTCGACGTCCCGGGACCGGTCGAGCGAACCGCGTGCAAGGGCGGCGGGACGGTGAAACCGGGCCGTCGAACAGTCTGCCGTTCCATCGTTAGTCATCGAGTAAAATCGGTTGACAGCTATAAACGTGGTGCTCGAACACACAGCGTCGTGACCTTCAGGTCGTGACGACCGTCTCGAGTGCCGAGTACTCGGCTGCACCGTCGCTCTGCCGGCCCCGCCGGGTCGTCCGATCACTCGAGAAACGTCGATAGCCGAACCGTCCGGCCGTCGCGCAGGGATCGCCGGATTCGGGCGCGATCCCATCCCAGCGGCGAGATGACCTCCTCACAGGCCCGGATCAACAGCGTCGCGTAGAACGCTGCGTCGTACTCCGTCGGCTCCTCGAACTCGAGCCTGACCCGTTCTCGCCCGCGAGCGTCGTCGTCGGTCACGACGTACCGGACCGACTGGCCGGGATACCGATCGATCCCCTGAGCCGCGTAGCGCTCGAGGGCGGCGACCGTCCGGGTTCGGCTCCGGTAGTCTGCGAGCCGTCTGGTAGCGCGGGTGCTGATCACGAGCGTCTCGGGGTCGACTGCGCCGCGCCGAAGCGTCGCGAGTCGCCGCTCGAGGACGTCACAGACGGCTTCGGGATCGCGCTCGCGGTCGAGCGTCTCGACGAACGCGCGCTGGCAGTCGGCGACGAACGCGGGTGTACTCCGGCGGCGACAGGCGATTCCACGGAACTTGTACGTGCCGTCGGTCCGCTTGCCGACGTACTTCGTGAGCGCGCCCGCCGTTCCGGGGTCCGGTTCCGTGTCCGGCTCCGAACCGACGCCCTCGCGGTCACGACCCACCGAATCCGACAGCGGGACGAAGCTACACCACTCGTAGCGCCCGTCGTGCTCGAGCGGGATGCCCACCGCCTGCGAAATCTCGTCGACGACGGTCGACAGCGGCTCCGGTTCGTCCACGTCCTCACGCGGAGTCACCCAGAAGCTGTCGACGAGACCGTGGACGATCCGCCAGCCGGCATCCTCGAGTCGGCGCTTGGCCTCGAGGGCGATCTCGCGCGCGTAGGCGTTGATCGCCTCGTGGCACTCGATTCGGCCGTACTTGGCGTTTCGATAGCCCTGGTAGCCGAAACAGGAGACGAGCACCCACTTGATCGCGCCCGACTCCGCGCGCAGGCGGGCCGCTACGTCTTCGGGTGGATCGGCAGCGAGCCGCCGCTTGCACCGCGCCCGGTCGGCGAGTAACGGCTCGAGCACCTCGGGGAGGAACCCGGACTGGTCGCAGATGCGGTAGCCGAGGTCGGGGACCGTCTCGCGGATGGTCTCGTGATCGTCGCCGCCAGCATCATCGCCGGCAACACTATCGTCGCCCTCGAGCGGGCGACAGTCGACCGTCTCCGGGCTGACGTTGTGCTGGCAGATGATCCGCGGGTACAGCGAGCCGAAGTCGATCTCGTGGACGTCCTCGTGGAATCCGACCTGTGGCGAGAACGCAAACCCGCCACGGTCGGCCGCGTGGAGCGTCCGGACGTCGGTGAACCGCTCGGGTTCCCACTTGTTCCACGGGGCGAGGACGCCCCACTCCCGGCGGGCCAGCCGGATCTGTCGGGAGGTCAGCAGCGTGCCGATGCTCCCCCACGCGGCCTCCTGCAGGGGCCGACCCGTCCGTTCGACCATGTACTCGATCCCGCCGAGGCCCGACTGGTGCCAGAGGAAGCTGTTCGCAGTGTCGACGATTGCCCGTCCCGGCACCCGATAGCGGGCCGGCGAGTGGCCCACCCGCCCGTAGCTCTCGAACGTGTTCTCGCCCGCCAGTTGCGTAACCCCCGGCAAGCGACCCAGCCGAAACCCCTCGAGTTCCAGTTCCGACGCCCGGCCGTCGAGCAACGGAATCAGATCGGCGTGGCCCACCACGAGCACGTCCGGATCCCGGCGCTCGAGGGTAGTCTGGAGGGACTCGAGGGCGGCCACGTCGTCACGCTCTCCCGCTCCACTGGTGGCACTGGTGTGCCCACGCCGACGCTCGAGCGCTGGCTCACCATCGATCGTCAGCGCCGAGACGTCCCCGTTCGACAGCGCTGGCTCCTCGAGGCCAATTTCGAGCGTCCGAAGTTCGCGGGCCGGCGTCGGATCGAGTCCCCGGTCGAGACAGTACCGAAAGCCCGGCGCGAGGTCGACGTCGAACAGCCGGAACGTCCCGGGTGCGAACGTCTCACGCTCGTGAACCCCGCGAATCTCGCGGGCCAGCGTCCGGACCTCGCCGACGCGCTCGCAGTCGGCCCGGAGGAGGCGACTCCGCTCGCCGACGTGAGCCTCGTGGAGATCCGCCGCCCACCGCTCGAATCCGGTTTCGACCACCTTGGGATCGACCTCGAGCCGCGTTCGCAGGTCTTCGAGCGCCGCCTCCGGACCGGCGACGAACACCGACGGCGCGTAGTCGGTCACCAGCCGGGAGTCGACTCCCACGTCGGTCAGGTACCACTCCCGGACGCGGTCGTCCTCGAACTCGAGAGTGTAGGGGCCGGGCGTCAGGTCGGCGTTCTCGGCTGCGTTCGGATTCGGGATCGATTTCCGACCGTCGTCACCCCCGTTCACGGCTCGTTCACCTCGAGTTCGCTATTCGGCACCTCACACTCTACTCCGTTCGAATCGGCCCCGTCGTTACCTGACTCGAGCACCTCGAGGCGCTCTCGCGTCGCCTCGAGTTCGGCACGCACCTTTCGCAACTCGACCTCGTGAGCCAGCAACACCGACAGGAAGAACGCCCGCTCCGGGTCCGGCGGGTTCGCGTAGCCCGCCGCGTCGGCGAACGCCCGCCCGCGGTCGAACAGCCGATCGAAGTCGGCCTGATACTCCCGCCGAAGGGCTCGCCCCATCGGCTCCCACTCGCGCTCGAGCCCTCGGAGCGCGTTCCGATAGGTCGGGTTCGTTCGTCCCATCAGAGACCCACCTCGAGCGAGCGCTGTTCGGGGACTGGCGCGTCCACGACCGGCTCGACCGTCTCGACTGTCCCGAACAGGTCGGCCCAGTATGGAATCGTCGTCTGCCAGTACCGGCCATGCCAGTAGCCCGCCGTGAACGGCTCGTCGTCCTCGCCCTCGAGGCGAACTCCCTCACGCGTCTGCACGCACTCGACCGTCGCATCGGCGTAGTCGGCGACCGTTTCCGCCGCGTCCCCGTCGGCCGTCGTCACGACGACTGGACACTCGAGTGCCGCCGAAAGCGCCGACAGCGTCTCGAGACTCGCGGCCAACAGGTCCTCGCGCTCCCACGACGGCAGGTCCGGGTCCTGGTAGAGCGAGGCGACGTTCGGCGCGACGACCAGCCCCGCCCCGGAACCGGCCCGTCGAACGACCTCCCGGACCAGCGAGTGGTGCTGGTAGGCGGTAAACGCCCGCGCGATCTCGAGGCCCGCGAGCGTTCGCCGACTCGGCGCGTGCTCGTACAGCGCGTGCGTCGAGGCCGTATTTCGCGCGTCGATCCAGTAGGCCGACCGCCCAGCCATCGCCGCCAGCCGGTCACAGACCAGCCGGTGAACGACCGTCGAACGCGGCGACGACACCTCGAGCAGCGTCAGTCCCGCGTCGTCGATCAACGCCGATTCCTCGACCTGTGGTCGGTGGTCCCCACCACCTGTCACTTCCTGCATACTCGCAGGCTCGAGGGAGCGGTCCATAAGCAAGCGGGGGCCGTTTCCGATTTTTCCGATAACTGCCGAAGCCCCGAATTCTTCATCCAGAGCTGATAAACCGACGATCCGACGCTTCCGTTACGATTTCCAAAACTGGTGATTCCTGAGTGAGGTCGCGCTCGATCGCAGCGACACAGCGCGGACGCCAACGACCGCAGCCGCTGGTAGCTGATGACTCGGATGCGTTCGGTTGCGTCGCCAACAGAGACCCATTCGACTCACCACCTGGAGCGACGGCGTGGCTATCGCTCGCTCTCGCCGACCGCGCCGTCTTCCTCGCTCGTCTGGACCTCCTCGTCGACCACTCGATAGGACCGACCTCGGCGCTTGCCCACTGCCTCGATCAGGTCGTAGTGGACCATCTTCGTCAGGTAGTTCCGGAGCGTCCGCTCGGTTTTTGGCTTCGTGACCCGGCGCTCGTAGGCGTCGTAGAGGTCGGTTGGCTCGATCTCGCCGGCGTCAGCGATTACCTCGTACAGTATCCGCTGGTGCTCGATCAGCCCCTCGAGGGTCTTCCGACGGATCGCCGTCTGAGCGTCCGGAATCGACGCCTCGATCACGTCGTCGGTGAACTGGTCCGTTCCCCGTCGCTCCGCTCGCCGCGCTGCAGACCGCAGGATGCCGATCCCAACGCGCGCGTCACCCGAGGCTGCGTCCGCAATCGTCCGGAACTGGGCATCGGAGACGGCTCCCGGCTCGAGAGCTTTCTCGGCCCGCCGCTGGAGGATCGCCGCGAGTTCAGTCGTTCGATATCGGTCGAACCGAACCCGGGTGCTCGCGTGCAGGCGCGAGCGAATCCGGTCGTCGAGTCGCGCAAACAGTTCGTCCTCGCGGTTGGCGATCATGACCAGCGAAACGTGACGAAGCCGGTAGAGGTCGTAGAGCACGTCCGTCTCCTCGAGCTGGTCGACCTCGTCTAAGATGACGACGATCGGTCCCTCGTCGGCCGCCTCGAGCCGACCGAACAGTTCGTCTTTCGGCGTCGATCGGTGGAGGTCCGCCGTCCGGTCGATCGCCTCGAGGATCGCGTAGAGTACCCGAAACCGGGTGTACTCCTGCCAGCAGTTGACGTAGGCGGTCCTGATTTCGGGGTCTTCCTCCCGGAGCTGCTCGAGCGTGTAGCGGGCGATACAGGTCTTGCCGACTCCCGTCGGACCGAAGAGAAACGCGGGCTCGGCTCGTTCGCCGTAGAGCAGCGGCTCGAGGGTCTCCGAGAGGTGGGTCACCTCGTCGTGACGATGGACCACCTCGGTCGGGACGAAGTCCTCGCGCAGGACACGGGCGTCGACGATCACATCCACCCGTTTCGGCTCGAGTGACATAAACGACGCCGGGCCGTTTCCGATATTTCCGAAACTGCTCGTGGCGCTCAGTCGGCCTCTGCGGGAGGACGGGGTCGGTGGCTGGTTCGCCGGTCGACCGTCGATCCGCAGTCCGGACAGACGAGGTACCGAACGCCATCGACCCGGCACTCGAGCCAGTCGTGGGCGATCGGTCCCTCGTGGTCGCACGTCGGACAGAAGAGGACGGTCTTTCGCCGTCGGTCGTCAGTAGCGTGAGATGTCGACGTCATCGCTAGAGGTTACGGGTCGGCAGGTAAACGCTTTGTCCGAAACTAACGATGGTTATGGATCGACGATTCTGACCGCACAAACAGCGGCCTGCCGAACGCACAGCCCAGCGAGGAGGTGTCACGCGGCCTGCTCGATTCGCGTAGAGAGATATTCGGTATCGCATCATAAGATTTATCGGAGAGTCCGGCCCAGAGCAGGAATCGACCCGACGAGTGCGAACGCGCAGGAAAAACAGCGATACGGCTCGACAACGAGCCGAAACCGTCGATCGGCACGGAGCGGTCGCGACCCGTGGAAAGGGTACAGTCAGTGAGCCGAACCTGGCGAGTGCTGTGCCGAACGGGGACTCGAGTGACGCCATCGGTAGTCCCAGCCACGGGACCGGCGACTGGAGAAACGTATCGTGCGCGGCCGTTCCAGCGTTCGAACCCGCTCGCAAGATCGATCGTGTTTCGAACGTCGATACTGCGAGACAGTGAACGGCATCCCTCGACAGATCCAGGTCGGCCCGTCACCCGAGACCACCGCCTTCGCGAGCTGCCCCCCAGGGTAGCGTGCGGAGAAGGTCGCTCCAGATGTTGCGTCGAACGCTGGCTACGGCTGGTTGGATCTCGCATGCAGACAAAAAACCAGGACGACGCGTTCGTCTCGCCAACAAACCGGATCGAGCCACCCACTATCCGAGCAATCCTCGGTCCATGGAGTCGAGATTGGACACACCGATGGCCCCGCGATATCGACGCGGCAAACAGAGCACTCGCGAGCCGGCAGCGACAGCCACTATCACCGAAACTCGAGTCGCGTCACGTTCGAGGGAGGGCGTGTCGAAGCTGTCCGTGCAAGTCGTTCCGACGGCGACCGAGTGCGAGTCAGGTAGTGCCCCGGTTGCTGGAGAGGGCGATTCCGACGGGCACGGTCAGAAATTGGGGCGTTCGGAAACCGAGCGATCCACTCGGGACTGGCAGAACGTCCTCGCAGTGAGACGACGCGTCCGAAATCCCCGCAGTCGCCGATGGGAAACGAGGAGTCCCGGCTGCTGTCGGCTTCTGATCCGTGCCGGCTCGAGCTGGGCTCGAGTCGACGCCGTGCCGACCACGTTGAGCCTGCAAGTACCGAACGAACGGAGAACGCACACGTCGACGTCAGAATCAGGGGCCTCGCTACGGCCCGAACACGGACGTACCGACCCCGGTAAATCCTATATCGCGATATGAAATTTGGTGTGGGTCGAAAATCAACCTCAGGATGTGAATTTCTACAAACCACTAGCTCTCCAACACCTGGACTAACTAGATACCATCATAGGTTCGAAGAATAATATCACTACATGCGTATGCTGTGCGTCTATCCAACATAGCATGTGCCGGTTTCAAAATAACCCCCGTTAAAACCAGGGTGATATCAGGATCTCGAGTTCGAGCCTGCGACCTGCCCCATCGGTGAGACGAACCACGAGCCAAGCAGGACGAACAGTCCGACGATGGCCAGGATCACGCCGATCGGTGGATTAAGAAACAGTAGCGGAATGGCGACGACGAAGGCGAGTACACCGTTTTTTCTCACCGCTCGTTTCGGTGCATTTCCACACGCAGTGCAGGTACCAGTTCCCTCCTCTAGAGGTTCGTTGCAGGCTGCACACGTTCTGGGCATGTTGTCTCTCTCGCTCTCTTCGCTCTTAGCCATTGGTATTGAATAATTGATTAATAGATACACCGTCTGTTATGAGCCTCTCTCAACCACGAATTGACCTGTTGTTGTCAGTTAGGGGGGCTGCTTTATAGCTATCCGTTCTAACGTGGACAACAATGGTGTGTCAATGCCACCCATTCCCCCTATTTCGACTCGTGTACTGTAGCCGGCCAGACAAGCTCGGTACCGATGCTCGACTTCACTCTGTAAGGAGGGTTCGGATGAATGGCGACTGACTCGACAGACGTGGACGGCCAGCGCGTCGTGATCGTCGGTGGTGGGACCGGCGGCACGGTCGTCGCCAACAAGCTCTCGGACGCGTTGCGTGGCGAACTCGAGGCCGGCACACTCGAGGTAACGCTCGTCACCGACACGCCCGATCACGTCTACAAGCCGATCTTCCTATACGTCGCCTTCGACAGGAAATCGATAGCCGATAGCCGCCGTCCACACCGGGAAATCCTCGATCGACGAGTCGAGTGTCGTCTCGACCACGTCACCGCGATTGACACCGACGAGAAGCGCTTGACTCTCGAGGACGGTGACTCGCTCGGGTACGACTACCTCGTGATCGCTACGGGTGCGACGCTCGACCCGGAGGCCGTCGACGGACTCGCCGAGGGCGGCCATCACTTCTACACCGCCGACGCTGCCGAAACGCTTCGGGACGAACTCGCGGCGTTCACGTCCGGCCATCTGGTATTGAGCACGGTCGGTATCACTCACATGTGTCCGGCGGCACCGATCGAATTCGCGCTCATCGTCGACGACTGGCTCCGAGAACGCGGTCGTCGGGATGACATCGACCTCACCTACACCTACCCGGTCGACGGCGCACACACAATCGAGTCGATAGACGACTGGGTAACGCCGCTTTTGGCTGCGCGGGACATTTCCCTCGAGACCGACTTCGAGGTCGATTCCGTCGATCCGGACCGCGAACACATCACGGCAACCGACGGTCGGACGCTCGAGTACGACCTCCTCGTGACGATCCCGCCCCACGTCGGCGGGTCGATCGTCGAACGGGCAGAGCTGGGCGAAGAGTGGATCGAGGTCGACAACCACACGCTCGAGGCAACGCGTGCCGAGGATGTCTCCGCGCTGGGGGACGTTACCGACGTCCCGACGAGCAAAGCCGGCAGCGCCGCACACTACCAAGCCGGCGTCGTCGCGGACCGG is a genomic window of Natrarchaeobaculum aegyptiacum containing:
- a CDS encoding bacterio-opsin activator domain-containing protein encodes the protein METDADELGVVENEGVVRVLLIEDNPGDARLIEEMLRDTAELAQRVSTDESADWTPELSHETRLEDGLEALTDDDDPADVVLLDLNLPDSTGLETLEAVSEAENGEGTPIVVLTGLRDQQVGVEAIQRGAQDFLVKDEVTSESLVRTIHHALERARQERVRRRQREQLEAFNRLNRIAHDITHAVITSESRTELEEQVCERLTDSEAYRFAWVGEVNPGSDRIVPKAVAGVGEDYLEEVEVSADPDEPAGKGPSGTAIRTGAVQVVTDVDSDPSFEPWREHASERGYRSSAAVPIVHEDLVYGVLNIYSGRSRAFSDAEVAVLARIGNVVAHAITAIERRDALVSDAVVELEFRIEAMAEELVACSATEECTFEIEQLVPGDETLLAYGSAYDVSREAFLDAVEATDGIADVRILAARRDVLEFELVAPAAVSLFETIATHGGRVASATIEDGEFRFVVELPRGRDTRQVIELINEERDDVTYLAQRTTERNDRSTVGTQSVLDEELTDKQRAALETAYFAGYFDWPRGSTGEEIAERLGIAPATFNQHLRTAERKFFETVFGE
- a CDS encoding type B DNA-directed DNA polymerase, whose translation is MNGGDDGRKSIPNPNAAENADLTPGPYTLEFEDDRVREWYLTDVGVDSRLVTDYAPSVFVAGPEAALEDLRTRLEVDPKVVETGFERWAADLHEAHVGERSRLLRADCERVGEVRTLAREIRGVHERETFAPGTFRLFDVDLAPGFRYCLDRGLDPTPARELRTLEIGLEEPALSNGDVSALTIDGEPALERRRGHTSATSGAGERDDVAALESLQTTLERRDPDVLVVGHADLIPLLDGRASELELEGFRLGRLPGVTQLAGENTFESYGRVGHSPARYRVPGRAIVDTANSFLWHQSGLGGIEYMVERTGRPLQEAAWGSIGTLLTSRQIRLARREWGVLAPWNKWEPERFTDVRTLHAADRGGFAFSPQVGFHEDVHEIDFGSLYPRIICQHNVSPETVDCRPLEGDDSVAGDDAGGDDHETIRETVPDLGYRICDQSGFLPEVLEPLLADRARCKRRLAADPPEDVAARLRAESGAIKWVLVSCFGYQGYRNAKYGRIECHEAINAYAREIALEAKRRLEDAGWRIVHGLVDSFWVTPREDVDEPEPLSTVVDEISQAVGIPLEHDGRYEWCSFVPLSDSVGRDREGVGSEPDTEPDPGTAGALTKYVGKRTDGTYKFRGIACRRRSTPAFVADCQRAFVETLDRERDPEAVCDVLERRLATLRRGAVDPETLVISTRATRRLADYRSRTRTVAALERYAAQGIDRYPGQSVRYVVTDDDARGRERVRLEFEEPTEYDAAFYATLLIRACEEVISPLGWDRARIRRSLRDGRTVRLSTFLE
- a CDS encoding Cdc6/Cdc18 family protein, whose protein sequence is MIVDARVLREDFVPTEVVHRHDEVTHLSETLEPLLYGERAEPAFLFGPTGVGKTCIARYTLEQLREEDPEIRTAYVNCWQEYTRFRVLYAILEAIDRTADLHRSTPKDELFGRLEAADEGPIVVILDEVDQLEETDVLYDLYRLRHVSLVMIANREDELFARLDDRIRSRLHASTRVRFDRYRTTELAAILQRRAEKALEPGAVSDAQFRTIADAASGDARVGIGILRSAARRAERRGTDQFTDDVIEASIPDAQTAIRRKTLEGLIEHQRILYEVIADAGEIEPTDLYDAYERRVTKPKTERTLRNYLTKMVHYDLIEAVGKRRGRSYRVVDEEVQTSEEDGAVGESER
- a CDS encoding NAD(P)/FAD-dependent oxidoreductase translates to MATDSTDVDGQRVVIVGGGTGGTVVANKLSDALRGELEAGTLEVTLVTDTPDHVYKPIFLYVAFDRKSIADSRRPHREILDRRVECRLDHVTAIDTDEKRLTLEDGDSLGYDYLVIATGATLDPEAVDGLAEGGHHFYTADAAETLRDELAAFTSGHLVLSTVGITHMCPAAPIEFALIVDDWLRERGRRDDIDLTYTYPVDGAHTIESIDDWVTPLLAARDISLETDFEVDSVDPDREHITATDGRTLEYDLLVTIPPHVGGSIVERAELGEEWIEVDNHTLEATRAEDVSALGDVTDVPTSKAGSAAHYQAGVVADRIASAVRGQTPTTTYDGRTLCFVEAGLEEATFVSFDYDLDPVVRPPSQFVHWAKLAYNESYWLTARGLL